In the Methanothermobacter marburgensis str. Marburg genome, TGATTTCATGATAGGGGGCGGTCTTGAGGTCCACCGGGAAGATATCCATCTCCATGGCTGCGGCGTACTTTGGATCCACAGAGGTGTCCAGGTAGCCCCCACTGAACCTCAACTCATCAACACCGAAACCATAGGACTTAATGAGGGAGTCTGTCTGGTAAAGTCTGAAGACGCGCCGGGGATCTGCTTCGGCCCTTTTCTCAAGCTCAGTCCCTTCAATGGGCTGAAAACCACTGAAGTACACCCTTCTGAGGGAATATTTATCGTAGATCCACTTAACACGTTTAACTATATCCTCGTCTGTTTCATCAACAGCACCAACCATCAGCTGGGTGCTCTGACCTGAGGGTGCAAGTTCAGGGTGTCTCCTCCTGAACCTGCTGATCCACCTCATTCTCCGAAGGATGTCAACACTGTAGTCCTTGGTGGATGAAAGTTCATCAAGACCATCCCTGGTCGCGGTCTCAAGGTTGATGCTCACACGACTTGCAAGTTCCATGGCCCTCCTTACAGTGTCCATGGATGAGCCCGGTATGATTTTGAGGTGTATGTAGCCTCCGTAGCCCTCAAGCCTAAGGATTCTGAGCGTCTCCAGGAGCTTCTCCATGGTTTCATCAGGGTCCCTGCTCACCCCGGAGCTGAGGAAGAGTCCATCAACGTAGCGCCTCTCATAGTAGTCAAGGAATATCCCTGCAATTTCCTCCGGCTTCAGCTCTACGGGCTCTTTCTCTGCACTGTTTATACAGTACCTGCAGTCGTTGCAGCACCTGTTGGTGAGCAGAACCTTGAAAAGGGGGACCCTGCAGCCCCTGTAACTGGTGTAGTAGATACCCGGCACCGAGGGGTTCCGCTGCGAGGGGTCTGCACTGTAGTCGCAGAGGTCAAACTGGGCACTGTCACTCAGAACCTGGACCCTTTCAGCAAGACTCATGGTGAATAATATGTCCATGATTCTATAACTAATTTTATCAGGGGACTCATGGGATCCGCAGTGATTCTAATGGGGAGATAGGGTGAATGATCTGAAAGGATTATAATTGATTTTAAGCCATAAAAAAGATTTAAATTAATTTTTAACCACAAAAAAATATTTAAAATTCAAAATAATCCATTTAATACCCTGATATGAAGACAGGTCTTTTTTCATGTTGCGTATACTCTAAGGATGGTGCCTATGCACCCCCTTAAATAAACCATCAGATCATTCAATTTAAAAAACGGTTTAATATGGCTTATTTTTTGAAAAAGGGAAACGGTATTGTCACAGTGATTTAAAGGAGAAATTAAAAGATCACATCCATCACTTCAATTTTTAAAAAGTAATTAGAAGGCTCTGATTGAAAAAAAGAGTTCTAAAACGTCTTATTTTTCAATTCTGAGGCAAAATATTTATATATGAGGTCACAGTTATATTCCTAACATCCAGAGGGAACATTAAATATCTTTCTGGATTGGAGGCGGTAAAATTAAGCGACTTTTTATTGCATCTTTATTTCTATTCTCCATAGCTGCAGCGGGTATAACCGCTTCTGAGGCGGAGGATAGAGGAACTGAGATCAGCGCAAAGCCCCTGAAGGTGGATGCGAAGAAGTATCATAAGAAGTACAGCAAAAAAAGAATCCACACAAAGGCATACTATAAAAAGAGGGTCCTCAAAAGGAAACATGTGAGGGCCTACAGACACACATCAAGGGATGTGGGGGCATCATTCCACACTGTAAACGCGGATTACGTTGAGGCCAGTGGCAGGTGTTCATGTTCACTCCATGGGGATTACAGGGAGCATAAATCACGTTTCAGGAATTACTGTCCCTTCTGTGGCAGGCACGGAACACTGAGGTATGAGGAGGGCTCCACATGTCCAGAGGGGATGTGGTTCTGCAGCAGATGCGACGCCGACTTCTGCCTTGTCCATGGAAAGTCACACACATCAAGGGCAAGGTACCTTCTCAGATGAAATTTCTGACAAATCCTTTTTTTATTTCTGGTAAACAGAAGAAAGCTGCTATTCTCCCAAAACTTAAATAAATGTAGCATCGAGTTTCATATATGAGACTTGTACTTGCAGGGACAGGGAGCGCAGTTGGCAAGACCACCATAGCGACCGGGATAATGAGGGCACTCTCAGATAGGGGCATCCAGCCCTTCAAGGTGGGTCCTGACTACATAGACCCTTCATATCACACCATGGCCACAGGCAACGTGTCAAGGAACCTCGACTCCTTCTTCATGACAGATGCCCAGATAAGGGAGGCCTTCACAAGGGCAATGAAAATATCCGGGGCCAGAATGGGCATAATAGAGGGCGTCAG is a window encoding:
- a CDS encoding radical SAM protein, with translation MSLAERVQVLSDSAQFDLCDYSADPSQRNPSVPGIYYTSYRGCRVPLFKVLLTNRCCNDCRYCINSAEKEPVELKPEEIAGIFLDYYERRYVDGLFLSSGVSRDPDETMEKLLETLRILRLEGYGGYIHLKIIPGSSMDTVRRAMELASRVSINLETATRDGLDELSSTKDYSVDILRRMRWISRFRRRHPELAPSGQSTQLMVGAVDETDEDIVKRVKWIYDKYSLRRVYFSGFQPIEGTELEKRAEADPRRVFRLYQTDSLIKSYGFGVDELRFSGGYLDTSVDPKYAAAMEMDIFPVDLKTAPYHEIIRVPGIGPRSARKIIELRGKVNLTQDILKGMGVRLGRAEPFIYLDGSQTTLSSWNKSD